One genomic window of Actinoalloteichus hoggarensis includes the following:
- a CDS encoding ABC transporter permease gives MLTFLRKRIISSAVPLVVVVFGVFLLARLTGDPTNLYLPVSATAEQRAEFAAANGFDQPIHVQLWDYLGQVLRFDFGVSLRTGQPAGDMVLAAFPATLQLAAVTMLIAIVGAVLLGSLAAYRPNSPADRSASFLSMTAASIPDFWFAIMGVLILGVGLEWLPTSGVDGGIEVWILPIATLLIRPFGVLVQVVRGAMVAALAAPYVKVARSKGASEPRVVFGHALRNASVPALTVAGDLTIGLVNGAVVVETIFGWPGIGKLMIDSILQRDFAVLQTAVLLTAVTIFVLNILIDVCYALLDNRVRQTVPA, from the coding sequence ATGCTGACGTTCCTGCGCAAGCGCATCATCTCCAGCGCCGTCCCGCTGGTGGTCGTCGTCTTCGGCGTCTTCCTCCTCGCCCGGCTCACCGGCGATCCGACCAACCTCTATCTGCCGGTCAGCGCGACGGCCGAACAGCGTGCCGAGTTCGCCGCCGCCAACGGGTTCGACCAGCCGATCCACGTCCAGCTCTGGGACTACCTCGGCCAGGTGCTCCGCTTCGACTTCGGCGTCTCGCTGCGCACGGGGCAGCCTGCGGGCGACATGGTGCTCGCGGCGTTCCCCGCCACGCTCCAGCTCGCCGCCGTCACGATGCTCATCGCGATCGTCGGCGCCGTGCTGCTGGGCAGCCTGGCCGCCTACCGGCCGAACTCCCCCGCCGACCGTTCGGCCAGCTTCCTGTCGATGACCGCCGCCAGCATCCCGGACTTCTGGTTCGCCATCATGGGCGTGCTGATCCTCGGCGTCGGACTGGAGTGGCTGCCCACCTCGGGCGTCGACGGCGGCATCGAGGTGTGGATCCTGCCGATCGCGACGCTGCTCATCCGCCCCTTCGGCGTGCTGGTGCAGGTGGTGCGGGGCGCGATGGTCGCCGCGCTGGCCGCGCCGTACGTGAAGGTGGCCCGCAGCAAGGGCGCCAGTGAACCGAGGGTGGTGTTCGGTCACGCCCTGCGCAACGCGTCGGTGCCCGCACTGACCGTGGCCGGTGATCTCACCATCGGCCTGGTCAACGGGGCCGTGGTCGTCGAGACGATCTTCGGCTGGCCGGGCATCGGCAAACTGATGATCGACTCGATCCTGCAGCGCGACTTCGCCGTCCTCCAGACCGCGGTGCTGCTGACCGCCGTCACGATCTTCGTCCTGAACATCCTGATCGACGTCTGCTACGCCCTGCTCGACAACCGCGTCCGCCAGACCGTCCCCGCCTGA